The following proteins are encoded in a genomic region of Amia ocellicauda isolate fAmiCal2 chromosome 6, fAmiCal2.hap1, whole genome shotgun sequence:
- the slc16a8 gene encoding monocarboxylate transporter 3, producing the protein MGVARRVRGGEGEWHPLPPPDGGWGWMVLLGCFMVTGFSYAFPKALSVYFKQLMRELGVGYSDTAWISSIMLAMLYGTGPVSSMLVNKFGCRPVMLVGGLLASGGMITASFTTNIIQLYLTAGVITGLGLALNFQPSLIMLGSYFDKRRPLANGLAAAGSPVFLSTLSPLGQLLLDHYGWRGGFLITGGLLLNCCTCGALMRPLEGPQMRARVGGGEGTVVQELREMLPSRVGEEKNGQNMKRQDRKRMNSNKTSSKKKLLDFSVFRNRAFVVYTVAKFITVLGLFVPTILLVNYAKDQGIPDQEAAFLLSIIGFVDIVARPTCGVIAGLTWVRPRVVYFFSLALLFNGLTDVCSARSTDYQGLVVFCVFFGVSYGMVGALQFEVLMGVVGSDSFPSALGLVLLVEALAVLIGPPSAGRLVDTFNNYELIFYMAGGELILASIVLWVAFYCCVGRRQRPPDRPPGAELEVDGEAGLPLGGDSSNGFHHNHNSSLELPPGNYADDHTPGEGDLREEDEEMELNVERGVERESF; encoded by the exons ATGGGTGTGGCACGCCGGGTGAGGGGAGGGGAAGGTGAGTGGCACCCCTTGCCTCCCCCCGATGGCGGCTGGGGCTGGATGGTGCTGCTCGGCTGCTTCATGGTCACAGGCTTCTCCTACGCCTTCCCTAAGGCTCTGAGCGTCTACTTCAAGCAGCTGATGCGCGAGCTTGGCGTGGGGTACAGCGACACGGCCTGGATCTCCTCCATCATGCTTGCCATGCTGTACGGCActg gACCGGTGTCCAGTATGTTGGTGAACAAGTTTGGCTGCCGACCGGTGATGTTGGTTGGTGGTCTGTTGGCGTCAGGGGGGATGATTACAGCGTCCTTCACCACTAACATCATCCAACTCTACCTCACCGCCGGGGTCATCACAG GTCTGGGCTTGGCCCTGAACTTCCAGCCCTCCCTGATCATGCTGGGCAGCTACTTTGACAAGCGGCGGCCCCTGGCCAACGGGCTGGCGGCGGCGGGCAGCCCGGTCTTCCTGTCCACCCTCTCCCCCCTGGGGCAGCTGCTGCTGGACCACTACGGTTGGCGTGGGGGGTTCCTCATCACAGGGGGGCTGCTGCTCAACTGCTGTACCTGTGGGGCTCTCATGAGGCCACTGGAGGGCCCGCAGATGAGGGCAAGAGTGGGAGGAGGAGAAGGGACGGTGGTCCAGGAGCTGAGAGAGATGCTGCCCTCCAGAGTGGGGGAGGAGAAGAACGGACAAAACATGAAGAGGCAGGACAGGAAGAGGATGAACAGCAACAAGACGAGCAGCAAGAAAAAGCTGCTGGATTTCAGTGTCTTCCGCAACAGGGCCTTCGTGGTGTATACCGTGGCCAAGTTCATCACAGTGCTGGGCCTGTTCGTACCCACAATCCTCCTGGTCAACTACGCCAAGGACCAGGGCATCCCCGACCAAGAGGCCGCCTTCCTGCTGTCCATCATTGGCTTCGTTGACATCGTGGCCCGCCCCACCTGTGGGGTCATCGCGGGGCTGACCTGGGTCCGGCCTCGGGTGGTCTACTTCTTCAGCCTGGCTCTACTGTTCAACGGGCTGACAGACGTGTGCTCAGCCCGGTCCACGGACTACCAGGGGCTGGTGGTGTTCTGCGTGTTCTTCGGGGTGTCTTATGGCATGGTGGGGGCACTACAGTTCGAGGTGCTCATGGGGGTGGTGGGCAGCGACTCTTTCCCCAGCGCCCTGGGCTTGGTGCTGCTGGTAGAGGCCCTGGCTGTGCTCATCGGGCCCCCATCTGCAG GCCGATTGGTCGACACCTTTAATAACTATGAGCTTATCTTCTACATGGCGGGGGGGGAGCTCATCCTGGCTTCCATCGTTCTGTGGGTGGCCTTCTACTGCTGCGTGGGGCGGAGGCAGCGTCCCCCAGACAGACCCCCAGGGGCGGAGCTGGAGGTGGATGGGGAGGCGGGACTCCCACTGGGTGGAGACAGCAGCAATGGCTTCCACCACAACCACAACTCCTCCTTGGAACTGCCGCCAGGCAATTATGCAGATGACCACACCCCCGGGGAAGGGGACCTGcgggaggaggatgaggagatGGAGCTTAATGTGGAGAGGGGAGTGGAGAGAGAAAGCTTCTAA
- the pick1 gene encoding PRKCA-binding protein: MFTDLDYELEEDKLGIPTVPGTVTLKKDGQNLIGISIGGGAQYCPCLYIVQVFDNTPAAVDGTLAAGDEITGVNGKPVKGRTKVEVAKMIQAVKGEVNIHYNKLQADPKQGKSLDIVLKKVKHRLVENMSSGTADALGLSRAILCNDGLVKRLEELEKTAELYKGLMEHTKRLLRAFFELSQTHRAFGDVFSVIGVREPQAGASAAFVQFAEAHRNIEKYGIRLLKTVKPMLHDLNTYLHKAIPDTKLTIRKYLDVKFEYLSYCLKVKEMDDEEYSCIALGEPMYRVSTGNYEYRLILRCRQEARARFANMRKDVLEKIELLDQKHVQDIVFQLQRFVSGMSHYYDQCYAVLKEADVFPIEVDLSRTMSNYGVSRDPYTEEEEEEEEEEGEGGGGEGNGAQADGGREENGAEKLVDDE; the protein is encoded by the exons ATGTTCACGGATCTGGATTATGAGCTGGAGGAAGACAAGCT GGGGATCCCCACAGTCCCAGGCACTGTGACTCTGAAGAAAGATGGACAGAATCTCATAGGGATCAGCATTGGGGGAGGAGCCCAGTACTGCCCCTGTCTATATATAGTGCAG GTGTTTGATAACACCCCGGCCGCAGTGGACGGGACGCTGGCGGCAGGCGATGAGATCACAGGGGTCAATGGCAAGCCAGTGAAGGGCCGCACCAAGGTGGAGGTGGCCAAGATGATACAGGCTGTGAAG GGGGAGGTCAACATCCACTACAACAAACTACAGGCTGACCCTAAGCAAGGCAAATCACTGGACATAG TGCTGAAGAAGGTGAAGCACAGACTGGTGGAGAACATGAGTTCGGGGACGGCCGATGCCCTGGGGCTGAGCAGAGCCATCCTGTGTAACG ACGGGCTGGTGAAGAGGCTGGAGGAGCTAGAGAAAACTGCAGAGCTGTACAAAG gacTGATGGAGCACACAAAGAGACTGTTGAGGGCATTCTTCGAGCTGTCCCAGACTCACAGAg CGTTCGGGGACGTCTTTTCAGTGATTGGGGTGCGGGAGCCCCAGGCAGGGGCCAGCGCAGCGTTCGTCCAGTTTGCCGAGGCGCACCGCAACATCGAGAAATACGGCATCAGGCTGCTGAAGACTGTCAAACCG atGCTGCATGACCTGAACACCTATCTGCACAAGGCCATTCCCGACACCAAGCTGACCATCCGCAAGTACCTGGACGTCAAGTTCGAGTACCTG TCCTACTGCCTGAAAGTGAAGGAGATGGATGATGAGGAGTACAGCTGCATA GCGCTGGGGGAGCCCATGTATCGTGTGAGCACAGGGAACTATGAATACCGGTTGATCCTGCGCTGCCGGCAGGAGGCCAGAGCGCGATTCGCCAACATGAGGAAAGACGTACTGGAGAAGATAGAGCTGCTGGACCAGAAACACG TCCAGGACATTGTCTTCCAGCTGCAGCGCTTTGTCTCCGGGATGTCACACTACTACGACCAGTGCTATGCCGTCCTCAAGGAGGCAGACGTCTTCCCCATCGAAGTTGACCTGTCGCGCACCATGAGCAACTACGGCGTCTCCCGTGACCCCTAcactgaggaggaagaggaggaggaggaagaggagggagagggaggaggaggggagggcaATGGGGCCCAGGCAGatggggggagggaggagaatGGGGCGGAGAAACTGGTTGATGATGAGTGA
- the LOC136751560 gene encoding galectin-2: protein MSEFEVKNMELRVGDKLKVKGRVLEDAERFQIDLGRDPDHLALHFNPRFHDDTDGEVIVCNSKCDGSWGSEQRDRAFPFEKGAEVKLTVKVTGEGFEVELPDNRELFFSDRLGLDTLNYIRVRGHFKVTSFKFS, encoded by the exons ATGTCG GAGTTTGAGGTGAAGAACATGGAGCTGAGAGTTGGAGACAAGCTGAAAGTCAAGGGCAGAGTGCTGGAAGACGCAGAGAG gttccAGATAGACCTGGGGAGGGACCCAGACCACCTGGCATTGCACTTTAACCCCCGTTTCCATGATGACACGGATGGTGAAGTAATCGTTTGCAACTCCAAGTGTGACGGCAGCTGGGGCTCTgagcagagagacagagccTTCCCCTTTGAGAAGGGAGCAGAGGtcaag CTGACAGTGAAGGTGACAGGGGAGGGGTTCGAGGTGGAGCTGCCAGACAATCGGGAGCTGTTTTTCTCTGACCGTCTGGGCCTGGACACCCTCAACTACATCCGGGTCAGGGGTCACTTCAAGGTCACCTCCTTCAAGTTCAGCTGA